CGGCAGGAGTACGCCCAGGTGCCCGACGCGGCGTTCCGGTCCGGTCGCGCGACGGTCCTGCAGGCGCTGGCCGACAAGCCGCACCTGTTCCACACCTCCCACGCGCGGGCGCACTGGGAGCCGGCCGCACGGGCCAACCTGGCGGTCGAGCTCCGGGCGCTCAGTCCGGGTGGTCCGACATAGCGCGCTTGTGACGTCGCAGCCCGGCCGCCCGCAGCCGCGAGACCAGCTCGCGCGAGGACACCGGGTGCGCGCCCGCGGCGACCACCGCGTCGTACCACTCCTGCGGCACGTCGTAGTGGTCGCGGTCGAACCCGCGCTCCGGGATGTCGAGGGCGCGCGCGAACGCGTGCAGCTCGTCGTACGACGTGTCGCTGGCCAGGTGCGACCACAGCCGTCCCCGCCACGGCACGCGTGGCGGGTCGATGAGGATCACGCGGCCAGGGTATTCAGACGCGCCGGAGCCCGGCCTCCGCGCAGCCCTCGGCCAGCGCGTCGAGGCCGAAGGCCTCGACGGGGCCGCGGGCGCCGGTCGCCTTGAGCCCGCCCTCGGCGGCGGTCGTCGCGCCCCAGGCCAGGATCTCGGCGGTGAAGTCGTAGGGGTCGGTGCCGCGCAGGTGCGACCGGCCGACGACGCGGCCGTCACGGCTCGCCTCGCCGACCACCTCGACGCCGGTGCGCGACCGCTGCTCCTCGCTGGGTCCGCCGGTCGAGCCCTTGACCAGCCGGTCGGCCAGCCCGCTCGCCACCGCGCGCAGGGGGGCGATGCGCCGCACGGGCGTCATCGCCAGCCCGGAGAGGGCGAACGCGCGCGCGGCCCGCGACGGGACGGCGAGGAAGACGCCGACGTCGCGCAGCCCGGCGTACGACGCGGGGAGGCCGAGCTGCTCGGTGCCGGAGACCGAGATGCCGCTCACCGCGCGACCGGAGACCTCGAAGCGACGCACCTGCGACCCGGGGCGCACGGCGCGCAGCCGGCCGCCGCTGAAGGCGTAGCCGTCCTCGAGCATGACGCCGACGACCGAGGCGCGGGTGCCGCCCGAGGTGCCGAAGTCGCGGACGAGGTAGCAGACGTCCACCCCGGTCGCGTCCGGTGCGTCCTCGAGGGCCAGCGCGCCGGCGAGGTTGCCGGGCACGAAGTCGTAGCCGAACCCGGTGAGCAGCGTCGCGCCGTTGCGCTCCGCGACCGGGCCGTGCTGCTCGAAGACCGAGCGGATGAAGGGCCCCTCGCCGGTCGAGTCGAGGTAGTGCGCGCCCACCTCGGCCGCCGCCGAGACCGCCGCCTGCCCGAGCTTCAGGAACGGGCCGACCGTCGAGACGAGCACGTCGCCGGGCTGCAGGAGCGCGCGGACGGCCGCCGGGTCGGTGGCGTCGGCGACCGCGGTCTCGGTGTCGCCGAACTGCTTGGCCAGGCGGGCGAGGGCCGCGCCGTTGCGCCCGGCGAGCACGGTCGTGGCGCCGCGCCTGGCAAGGGCGCGCGCGGTCAGCTCGCCGGTGTAGCCGGTGGCTCCGAACAGGACGATGCGAGAGGTCACGGAGCTCATTCTGGTCGGCCGCTGCTCCGCCGCGCGACGAGGTACGACGGGCGGCGCAGCCGCCGCACCCAGTCGTAGTTGTCGAGCCCGGGCAGCGGGTGCTCGACCGGGTCGAACGAGACCGGCTCGTCGTCCCCCGGCTCCTCGTCGAGCGTGAGCCGACCGAACACCGTCCAGTCGCCGGTCGGCCGCGCCCAGGCCAGCTCGTAGTGCTCGTCGCTCGTGCGCCGCGCCCCGAGGACGACCGGTCCCGTGGCGGAGCGGTAGGGCAGCAGCGAGGTGAAGACGCGCTGGTGTCCCTCCCGGTGCCAGGTGAGCAGGAAGCGGGTGGGCACCGCCTGACCGGTCGTGGCGAGCAGGAGGTCCGAGGGCCGCCCGTCCCGGGCCCCGGGGACCCGCAGGGCCAGCCCGAAGATGTCGGGCAGCGGGCGCGGCAGCCCGACCGCGCGCGAGAGGCGCACGAGCACCTCGTCCTCGCCGGCCTCGTCGAGCCAGGGCACGCCGCTGGGCTCGGCACCGCCGTGCCGGGTCAGCAGCCCGCGGAGCACGGTGCCGCGGGGGTGGAACGGCTTGGCGGCGGGACGCACGGCCGCCAGTGCACGGACGACGGTGGCCAGGGCCGTGCCGCCGGCGTCGGCGGAGGTCTCGGCGAGGGTGTCGGGGTCGGGGCTCATGGCCCCGGCGTACCCGCCCGCCCGCGGGAGCATGTGCCTGGGACCGCTTGCGTGACGTTCGCCCCGTCCGACTCGATACGAGGGCCTCTTGTGGTCACCGGGCGGACCCGCTTCGTTCGTGATGGACGGGAAAGCAAAGGAGGGGTTGCGATGTCCCACTCACGCATGCTGGTCGCAGGGGCAGCTCTCGTCGTGCTCAGCTCGGCGTGGACCACGCCCGCCCTGGCCAGGACGATCGTCGGCACCGACGGTGACGACGTGCTCCACGGGAGTGCCGGCAACGACGCCATCCGGGGCCGCGCCGGCGATGACCGGATCCGGTCGGGGGCGGGCCGAGACAGGGTCTACGCGGGGCTCGGCGACGACCTGATCTGGACAGGCCGGGGCATCGACCGACCGCGGGGCGGGCCGGGCGACGACGTCATTCGGTCAGGGCCCGGCACGGACGTCGTCGAGGGCGGTCTGGGCAGCGACCACATCGCGACCGGCGGTGGAGCGGACTACGTCGACGCGGACCCCATCTCCTACGGGCCACCGTACGAGCGACCTCTGGACGGCGACGACGTGGTCTTCACCGGCGACGGACCCGACACCGTCCGGCTCTTCACGGGGACCAACATGGCCCACCTGGGCGCCGGGAACGACCGTTTCTCCAACGCGTTCTATCCCTCGGACGACACCGTCTATCTCGGGCCTGGCAACGACACGGCCGAGAGCGAGGGGAACGGCGCCCTCACGGTGTTCGGCGGGGCAGGGCGCGACGGG
This genomic window from Nocardioides marmoribigeumensis contains:
- a CDS encoding DUF4031 domain-containing protein, which gives rise to MILIDPPRVPWRGRLWSHLASDTSYDELHAFARALDIPERGFDRDHYDVPQEWYDAVVAAGAHPVSSRELVSRLRAAGLRRHKRAMSDHPD
- a CDS encoding saccharopine dehydrogenase family protein, which produces MTSRIVLFGATGYTGELTARALARRGATTVLAGRNGAALARLAKQFGDTETAVADATDPAAVRALLQPGDVLVSTVGPFLKLGQAAVSAAAEVGAHYLDSTGEGPFIRSVFEQHGPVAERNGATLLTGFGYDFVPGNLAGALALEDAPDATGVDVCYLVRDFGTSGGTRASVVGVMLEDGYAFSGGRLRAVRPGSQVRRFEVSGRAVSGISVSGTEQLGLPASYAGLRDVGVFLAVPSRAARAFALSGLAMTPVRRIAPLRAVASGLADRLVKGSTGGPSEEQRSRTGVEVVGEASRDGRVVGRSHLRGTDPYDFTAEILAWGATTAAEGGLKATGARGPVEAFGLDALAEGCAEAGLRRV
- a CDS encoding calcium-binding protein, whose protein sequence is MTFAPSDSIRGPLVVTGRTRFVRDGRESKGGVAMSHSRMLVAGAALVVLSSAWTTPALARTIVGTDGDDVLHGSAGNDAIRGRAGDDRIRSGAGRDRVYAGLGDDLIWTGRGIDRPRGGPGDDVIRSGPGTDVVEGGLGSDHIATGGGADYVDADPISYGPPYERPLDGDDVVFTGDGPDTVRLFTGTNMAHLGAGNDRFSNAFYPSDDTVYLGPGNDTAESEGNGALTVFGGAGRDGLRACGGLLNVDFFGGSGADRFWMECNLGKVRVDGGPGPDQLSLDAVSADDEVIGGDGDDVIRYYQNYDDRDPSGAPLVDCGPGSDSLTIVDLGTPATTPRLSGCETVTVTGPST